One region of Salinirubrum litoreum genomic DNA includes:
- a CDS encoding glycerophosphodiester phosphodiesterase — MSERTDRATGAETDVSKTVRRRAFVAGAGASLVGAGVASGEVGTDTTTDGGGHGPPTTDGTPRIVAHRGYAGMAPENTVGAVTAASKGGRSPQAPAQGADSIEIDVLPTADGDVVVFHDDRLSSRDGGERGLTDTDGVVWEESTETVTSAKVLGTEETVPLMTEVFDAIPPSVGVNIEMKNPGSFDLAFAANLSGSELAAQTAIWHDFVVDVLNIADQYNNDILVSSFYEAALAVTREVSDYDVAPLLWDSIEDGLEIAREYDAEAVNPPYNMIEGTPFFADPYYTEGPWEDVDLLQTAHDEGRAVNVYTLATWYEAERLAAAGVDGLICDYPGLLRFGATQS; from the coding sequence GGCGCGTCGCTGGTGGGCGCGGGTGTCGCCAGCGGGGAGGTCGGCACGGACACGACGACAGACGGCGGTGGACACGGACCACCGACGACAGACGGGACACCTCGGATCGTCGCCCACCGCGGCTACGCCGGGATGGCTCCGGAGAACACCGTCGGTGCCGTCACGGCCGCGAGCAAGGGTGGCCGGTCCCCGCAAGCACCCGCGCAGGGTGCAGACTCGATAGAGATCGACGTCCTGCCGACCGCCGACGGCGACGTGGTCGTCTTCCACGACGACCGCCTCTCCTCGCGCGACGGCGGGGAGCGCGGACTGACGGACACCGACGGCGTCGTCTGGGAGGAGTCGACGGAGACGGTGACGAGTGCGAAGGTCCTCGGGACCGAGGAGACGGTCCCGCTCATGACCGAGGTGTTCGACGCCATCCCGCCGAGCGTCGGCGTGAACATCGAGATGAAGAATCCCGGCTCGTTCGACCTCGCGTTCGCGGCGAACCTCTCGGGGAGCGAACTGGCCGCCCAGACGGCGATCTGGCACGACTTCGTCGTGGACGTGTTGAACATCGCCGACCAGTACAACAACGACATCCTCGTCTCCTCGTTCTACGAGGCGGCGCTCGCGGTGACGCGGGAGGTGTCGGACTACGACGTCGCGCCCCTGCTGTGGGACTCCATCGAGGACGGCCTGGAGATCGCCAGAGAGTACGACGCCGAGGCGGTGAACCCGCCGTACAACATGATCGAGGGGACGCCCTTCTTCGCGGACCCCTACTACACCGAGGGGCCGTGGGAGGACGTCGACCTCCTCCAGACCGCTCACGACGAGGGGCGCGCGGTCAACGTCTACACGCTGGCGACGTGGTACGAGGCGGAGCGACTCGCGGCGGCCGGCGTCGACGGCCTGATCTGTGACTACCCCGGTCTGTTGCGGTTCGGCGCGACACAGTCCTGA